In Clostridium novyi, one genomic interval encodes:
- a CDS encoding amidohydrolase family protein, with product MKALINANIFDFNNFIKNSYILFNDSEIKEIGDMKNFKGADEVFDCRGTIVMPGLINCHTHIYSTLSRGMNVNFNPKSFKDILNQLWWKLDGKLNKEAVYYSALIYGCECIKSGVTSIIDHHASGLDIKGTLNELKKGICDELGMRGIFCFETSDRFNIDECIEENIEFYKNKSENCAGLFGMHASMTLSDDTLKKISSVIGNIPIHVHVAESIEDVIDSKEKYGKGIIKRLSDFGLLNKNSILAHCVHLDEEELSIIAKHNCDIVMNPTSNMNNAVGLANYDSFRRFNIPCMIGNDGLGCNITRDFLNIVFAMKNRLNSPTKFDLNDLVTLINNGYKYISDTLGIKIGKIEEGYKADMITIPYNPPTPMNEDNILGHVFFGIFDNFHPRDAFSSGKCIMKDYKLNVNIGPIYEKSTLEAEKLWERINEN from the coding sequence GTGAAAGCATTAATAAATGCCAACATATTTGATTTTAATAATTTTATAAAAAATTCCTATATACTTTTTAATGACAGTGAAATTAAAGAAATTGGAGATATGAAAAACTTTAAAGGGGCAGATGAAGTATTTGACTGTAGAGGAACTATTGTAATGCCTGGACTTATAAATTGTCATACACATATTTATTCTACTTTATCAAGGGGAATGAATGTTAACTTTAACCCTAAGAGTTTTAAAGATATATTAAATCAGCTTTGGTGGAAATTAGATGGAAAGCTTAATAAAGAAGCTGTTTATTATAGTGCATTAATATATGGATGTGAATGTATAAAAAGTGGAGTTACATCTATAATAGATCATCATGCAAGTGGTCTTGATATTAAAGGAACATTAAATGAATTAAAAAAAGGTATTTGTGATGAATTAGGCATGAGAGGAATATTTTGCTTTGAAACCAGTGATAGATTTAATATAGATGAATGTATAGAAGAAAATATAGAATTTTATAAAAATAAAAGTGAAAACTGTGCAGGATTATTTGGAATGCATGCATCAATGACTTTAAGTGATGATACTTTAAAGAAAATATCATCAGTTATAGGAAATATTCCAATACATGTTCATGTAGCAGAAAGCATAGAAGATGTAATAGACTCTAAAGAAAAGTATGGAAAAGGAATAATAAAAAGATTAAGTGACTTTGGTTTATTAAATAAAAATTCTATTTTAGCTCATTGTGTTCATTTAGATGAGGAGGAACTTAGTATTATAGCTAAACACAATTGTGATATTGTTATGAACCCAACATCTAATATGAATAATGCAGTTGGACTTGCAAATTATGATAGTTTTAGGAGGTTTAATATTCCTTGTATGATAGGTAATGATGGTCTTGGCTGTAATATAACTCGAGATTTTTTAAATATAGTTTTTGCTATGAAAAATAGACTGAATAGTCCGACAAAATTCGATTTAAATGATTTAGTAACATTAATAAATAATGGTTATAAGTATATAAGTGATACTTTAGGTATAAAAATAGGGAAAATAGAGGAAGGGTATAAAGCAGATATGATAACGATACCATATAATCCTCCAACTCCAATGAATGAAGATAACATATTAGGACATGTATTCTTTGGAATCTTTGATAATTTTCATCCAAGGGATGCCTTCTCTTCAGGAAAATGTATTATGAAGGATTATAAACTAAATGTAAATATAGGTCCTATTTATGAAAAATCTACATTAGAAGCTGAAAAGCTTTGGGAAAGAATTAATGAAAATTAA
- a CDS encoding 4Fe-4S binding protein → MNLSTKIAGIQLKNPLMPASGPLVGDYEKMMTLAGFGLGGMVTKTISIKGAEVPRPCIIANKDSIMNAELWSEYSLEHWLHEILPKLKKDLNIPLIISVGYTKEDMEKLIPVLDPYADGFEVSTHYVGTDLNVIGETVKTIRKNTKKPFFMKVSPHMPDHVAFARVARENGASGIAAVNSLGPSMKIDIENRKVLVGNSQGEVWTSGPVIKPVGLAIVNKIKTAMPDFTVIGVGGVASADDVVEFLLAGADAVQMLSAAMLKGKDLYEKIIKDLPEVLEKYNFSSVEEVKNTKLEKGDIKFNPDNPVIDEDKCIKCGVCERVCPYFALKLKEKVNVDTTKCFGCGLCESKCPVDAISGVLKK, encoded by the coding sequence ATGAATTTAAGTACAAAAATAGCAGGAATACAATTAAAGAATCCTTTAATGCCAGCATCAGGTCCATTAGTAGGAGATTATGAAAAAATGATGACCCTTGCAGGTTTTGGACTTGGGGGTATGGTTACAAAAACTATATCAATTAAAGGCGCAGAAGTTCCAAGACCATGTATTATAGCAAATAAAGATAGCATTATGAATGCTGAACTTTGGTCAGAGTATTCCTTAGAACACTGGCTTCATGAAATACTACCTAAATTAAAAAAGGATTTAAATATACCTCTTATAATTAGTGTAGGTTATACAAAGGAGGATATGGAAAAGTTAATTCCAGTTTTAGACCCTTATGCAGATGGTTTTGAAGTATCTACTCACTATGTTGGAACGGATCTAAATGTTATTGGAGAAACTGTAAAGACTATAAGAAAAAATACTAAAAAACCTTTCTTTATGAAAGTAAGTCCTCATATGCCAGATCATGTAGCCTTTGCAAGGGTTGCTAGGGAAAATGGAGCAAGTGGTATTGCTGCTGTAAATTCCCTTGGACCTAGTATGAAAATAGATATTGAAAATCGAAAAGTATTAGTTGGAAACTCACAGGGGGAAGTTTGGACATCAGGACCAGTAATTAAACCAGTAGGTTTAGCTATAGTAAATAAGATAAAAACTGCAATGCCGGACTTTACAGTAATTGGTGTTGGTGGAGTAGCTTCAGCAGATGATGTAGTTGAATTTTTATTAGCAGGTGCAGATGCTGTGCAAATGCTTTCAGCAGCAATGCTTAAGGGTAAAGATTTATATGAAAAAATAATTAAAGATTTGCCTGAAGTTCTTGAAAAATATAATTTCTCAAGTGTAGAAGAGGTTAAAAATACTAAACTTGAAAAAGGAGATATAAAGTTTAATCCAGATAATCCAGTAATAGATGAAGATAAGTGTATAAAATGTGGAGTTTGTGAAAGGGTATGTCCATACTTTGCTTTAAAGCTTAAGGAAAAGGTTAACGTAGATACTACAAAATGTTTTGGATGTGGACTTTGTGAATCAAAATGTCCTGTAGATGCAATAAGTGGAGTTTTAAAAAAGTAG
- a CDS encoding FAD binding domain-containing protein: protein MRIKEYFKPSSLEQAYNVLKDKNATIIGGGAFLRISSKRIKSALDLSKLELDFIEDKEDRIEIGAMTTLREVEENKALKDNFSGVISKATGSIMGVQFRNVATIGGSVAGRYGFSDVITPLLALNTFVELYKGGKITLKDFLETKGKIKDILIKIIIMKDKRKASFQSVRNTAIDFAILNASASNIDNDFKISVGARPGIAKMPKEAMEFLRSCKVDKEAAIKASEIASEELNFGSDIRGSWEYRKELCKALVKRAILEVM, encoded by the coding sequence TTGAGAATAAAGGAGTATTTTAAGCCTAGTAGTTTAGAGCAAGCGTACAATGTTCTAAAAGATAAAAATGCAACCATAATTGGAGGAGGAGCATTTTTAAGAATAAGCTCAAAGAGGATAAAATCAGCACTTGATTTAAGTAAATTAGAATTAGATTTTATTGAAGATAAAGAAGATAGAATAGAAATAGGTGCTATGACAACTTTAAGGGAAGTTGAAGAAAATAAGGCTTTAAAGGACAACTTTAGTGGAGTTATCTCAAAGGCAACAGGTTCTATTATGGGAGTTCAATTTAGAAATGTAGCTACAATTGGAGGAAGTGTTGCTGGAAGATATGGATTTTCAGATGTTATAACTCCATTACTTGCCCTTAATACCTTTGTAGAGTTATATAAAGGGGGAAAAATAACATTAAAAGACTTTTTAGAAACAAAGGGCAAAATTAAAGATATATTAATTAAGATAATAATAATGAAGGATAAAAGAAAAGCTTCTTTTCAAAGTGTCAGAAATACAGCCATTGATTTTGCTATCTTAAATGCCTCAGCTTCTAATATAGATAATGATTTTAAAATATCTGTTGGGGCAAGACCTGGAATAGCTAAGATGCCAAAGGAGGCTATGGAATTTTTAAGAAGTTGTAAAGTAGATAAAGAAGCTGCAATTAAAGCTTCTGAAATTGCCTCAGAGGAATTAAACTTTGGAAGTGATATAAGAGGCTCTTGGGAATATAGAAAAGAACTTTGCAAGGCTTTAGTAAAGAGGGCTATTTTGGAGGTGATGTAA
- a CDS encoding (2Fe-2S)-binding protein has protein sequence MKIEVKINGLNRVLHVEPGEMLADVLIKYKYTVRKGCDTGSCGLCTILLDDKPISSCSYLAVRAEGHTITTIDGVQDKAKEIGEFLAAEGAEQCGYCSPGFVMNVIGMEKELKNPTEEEIQHYLVGNLCRCSGYVGQLRALKKYLGVSK, from the coding sequence ATGAAGATTGAAGTAAAAATTAATGGACTTAATAGAGTACTTCATGTAGAACCAGGAGAAATGCTTGCAGATGTGTTAATAAAATATAAATATACAGTAAGAAAAGGTTGTGATACAGGTTCCTGTGGACTTTGTACAATTCTTTTAGATGATAAGCCTATATCCTCCTGTTCTTATTTAGCTGTTAGAGCAGAGGGACACACAATAACAACTATAGACGGTGTACAGGATAAGGCAAAGGAAATAGGAGAATTCCTAGCAGCAGAGGGAGCCGAACAATGTGGATATTGTAGCCCAGGTTTTGTTATGAATGTAATAGGTATGGAAAAAGAACTTAAAAATCCAACAGAAGAAGAAATTCAGCATTATTTAGTAGGAAATCTTTGTAGATGTTCAGGGTATGTTGGACAGTTACGTGCATTAAAAAAATATTTGGGGGTGTCTAAATGA
- a CDS encoding xanthine dehydrogenase family protein molybdopterin-binding subunit: MKEIMKSIPKVDGIGLIQGKPAYTRDLAPDNSLIVKVLRSPHAFAKIKSINTQKAEALNGVLCVLTHKNVPRNIVTRAGQGYPEPSPHDKFILDEYVRYVGDEVAAVAAVTEEIAEDALDLIEVEYELLEPVLDFEKAVDNPSIIHPEEEAHEMFPIGFDRKRNIAAEYHMSFGDLDGTFEKCHCVLEDTFYTQAQAHMATETHSSFAYVDFYGRLTVVSSTQTPFHMRRIIGAALGIPISEIRVIKPRVGGGYGGKQQIHGEFLVSLVALRTGKPAKLIYTRKEVFQSTFCRHAMKFNMKVGADKEGNLKAVKMELLSDTGAYGEHALTVFMLAAAKTLPLYNKIEAVNFGGKVVYTNHTPAGAYRGYGALQGNFAVESMIDKIAEKLNMDPLELRKKNMIKEGETSPIFKLMGEGTEGVDMTIESCKLDYCVKRGAELCKWKEKFPRKKVSESKVRGIGCAIAMQGSGIAYIDMASAVLKLNDSGFFNLLVGATDLGTGSDTILAQIAAETLGISTDKIKVHSSDTDLSPFDCGAYASKTTYVSGNAVINTAKAMKKRIEEEGARKFNVKVEEVEFDGEYIRTLDGKQSISLKDFSTELYYNSEQKQLLVCESFYPKVAPPPYMIGIAEVEVDIETGKYDLLDYTAVVDCGTVINPNLCRIQVEGGLVQGIGMAMFEDVRYTPKGNMITSNLMQYKVPTRKEVPKLTVEFADSYEPTGPYGAKSVGEMGIDTPLAAIANAVYNAVGVRIKTLPISPEKVLMGLKELNKC, encoded by the coding sequence ATGAAAGAAATCATGAAGTCAATTCCAAAGGTAGATGGAATAGGGTTAATTCAAGGAAAACCAGCCTATACAAGAGATTTAGCCCCTGATAATTCTTTAATAGTTAAGGTCCTTAGAAGTCCCCATGCCTTTGCAAAAATAAAGAGTATAAACACACAAAAAGCAGAAGCTTTAAATGGAGTTTTATGTGTATTAACCCATAAAAATGTCCCAAGAAATATAGTAACAAGAGCAGGTCAAGGATATCCAGAACCCTCCCCACATGATAAGTTTATTTTAGATGAATATGTAAGATATGTAGGAGATGAAGTAGCAGCAGTAGCTGCAGTAACAGAAGAAATTGCAGAGGATGCTTTAGATTTAATTGAAGTTGAATATGAACTTTTAGAGCCAGTTTTAGATTTTGAAAAAGCTGTAGATAACCCCTCTATAATACACCCAGAGGAAGAAGCACACGAAATGTTCCCAATAGGATTTGATAGAAAAAGAAATATTGCAGCTGAGTACCATATGAGTTTTGGAGATTTAGATGGAACCTTTGAAAAATGTCATTGTGTCCTTGAGGATACTTTCTATACTCAAGCTCAAGCCCATATGGCAACGGAAACTCATTCAAGTTTTGCATATGTAGATTTTTATGGAAGGCTTACTGTTGTAAGTTCCACTCAAACTCCCTTTCATATGAGACGTATAATAGGTGCTGCCCTTGGTATACCAATTTCAGAAATTCGTGTAATAAAACCAAGAGTAGGTGGAGGATATGGAGGTAAGCAACAAATACATGGAGAATTTTTAGTATCCTTAGTTGCCCTTAGAACTGGAAAACCTGCAAAACTTATTTATACAAGAAAAGAAGTATTTCAGTCAACTTTCTGTAGACATGCCATGAAATTTAATATGAAAGTTGGAGCAGATAAAGAAGGAAATCTTAAAGCTGTAAAAATGGAATTATTATCTGATACAGGTGCTTATGGAGAACATGCATTAACAGTATTTATGTTAGCTGCTGCAAAAACCCTTCCCTTATATAATAAAATTGAAGCTGTAAACTTTGGTGGAAAGGTTGTTTATACAAATCATACACCAGCAGGAGCTTATAGAGGTTACGGAGCCTTACAAGGTAACTTTGCCGTTGAATCTATGATAGATAAAATAGCTGAAAAACTTAATATGGATCCCTTAGAACTTAGAAAGAAAAATATGATTAAAGAAGGGGAAACCTCTCCAATATTTAAGCTTATGGGGGAAGGTACTGAAGGAGTAGATATGACAATTGAAAGCTGTAAGCTTGATTACTGTGTAAAAAGAGGTGCTGAACTTTGCAAATGGAAGGAAAAATTCCCAAGGAAAAAGGTTAGTGAAAGTAAAGTTCGAGGTATTGGCTGTGCAATTGCAATGCAAGGTTCAGGTATAGCTTATATTGATATGGCATCAGCTGTACTAAAACTAAATGATAGTGGATTTTTTAATTTACTTGTAGGAGCTACTGACCTTGGTACTGGTAGTGATACTATACTTGCCCAAATTGCAGCTGAAACCTTAGGAATATCAACAGATAAAATTAAAGTACATTCCTCAGATACTGATCTTAGTCCCTTTGATTGTGGAGCTTATGCATCAAAGACAACTTATGTTTCAGGTAATGCTGTTATAAATACTGCAAAGGCTATGAAAAAACGTATAGAAGAAGAAGGAGCAAGAAAATTTAATGTAAAGGTAGAAGAAGTTGAATTTGATGGAGAATATATAAGAACATTAGATGGAAAACAAAGCATATCATTAAAAGATTTTTCAACGGAACTTTACTATAATTCAGAACAAAAACAATTATTGGTATGTGAATCTTTCTATCCAAAGGTTGCTCCACCTCCATATATGATTGGAATTGCAGAAGTTGAAGTTGATATTGAAACTGGTAAGTATGATCTTTTAGATTATACAGCAGTTGTAGATTGTGGAACTGTTATAAATCCAAATTTATGCCGTATACAAGTTGAAGGAGGTCTTGTACAAGGTATAGGTATGGCTATGTTTGAGGATGTTAGATATACCCCTAAGGGTAATATGATAACAAGTAATCTTATGCAGTATAAAGTGCCAACTAGAAAAGAAGTGCCAAAACTTACAGTTGAGTTTGCAGATAGTTACGAACCAACAGGTCCTTATGGTGCAAAGTCCGTTGGAGAAATGGGAATAGACACTCCTCTTGCTGCAATAGCAAATGCTGTTTACAATGCTGTAGGGGTAAGAATTAAGACTTTGCCAATAAGTCCAGAGAAGGTTCTTATGGGATTAAAGGAATTAAATAAATGTTAA